In a genomic window of Onychostoma macrolepis isolate SWU-2019 chromosome 08, ASM1243209v1, whole genome shotgun sequence:
- the mrps25 gene encoding 28S ribosomal protein S25, mitochondrial isoform X1, whose translation MPMKGRFPIRRTLEFLQKGEVVFKKSVKIMTVNYNTHGDLSEGARKFVFFSIPQIQYKNPWVQIMMFKNMTPSPFLRFYLDDGEQVLVDVEGKDHKDITNHVKIILGKSDKVLEAEALAKMELSNPANFGPKKYFLRECISEVEGQVPHPGFVPLPKEMTGKYRAKLAAASE comes from the exons ATGCCGATGAAGGGAAGATTCCCTATACGGAGGACACTGGAGTTTCTGCAGAAAGGAGAAGTCGTGTTTAAAAAATCTGTGAAGATTATGACCGTCAATTATAACACACATGGAGATCTGAGTGAAGGAGCAAG GAAGTTTGTGTtcttcagtattcctcaaatcCAGTACAAAAATCCCTGGGTTCAAATAATGATGTTCAAAAACATGACACCCTCACCCTTTCTCCGATTTTATCTCG aTGATGGAGAGCAAGTGTTGGTGGACGTAGAAGGAAAAGACCACAAAGACATTACGAACCATGTGAAGATTATCCTTGGCAAGTCAGA TAAAGTTCTTGAAGCTGAAGCTCTGGCTAAAATGGAGTTGTCTAACCCTGCTAACTTTGGGCCCAAGAAATATTTCCTGCGGGAGTGTATCAGTGAAGTGGAGGGTCAAGTTCCTCATCCTGGTTTTGTCCCGCTTCCCAAAGAGATGACTGGCAAATACAGGGCTAAACTGGCTGCAGCCTCTGAGTAA
- the mrps25 gene encoding 28S ribosomal protein S25, mitochondrial isoform X2, translating to MPMKGRFPIRRTLEFLQKGEVVFKKSVKIMTVNYNTHGDLSEGASIPQIQYKNPWVQIMMFKNMTPSPFLRFYLDDGEQVLVDVEGKDHKDITNHVKIILGKSDKVLEAEALAKMELSNPANFGPKKYFLRECISEVEGQVPHPGFVPLPKEMTGKYRAKLAAASE from the exons ATGCCGATGAAGGGAAGATTCCCTATACGGAGGACACTGGAGTTTCTGCAGAAAGGAGAAGTCGTGTTTAAAAAATCTGTGAAGATTATGACCGTCAATTATAACACACATGGAGATCTGAGTGAAGGAGCAAG tattcctcaaatcCAGTACAAAAATCCCTGGGTTCAAATAATGATGTTCAAAAACATGACACCCTCACCCTTTCTCCGATTTTATCTCG aTGATGGAGAGCAAGTGTTGGTGGACGTAGAAGGAAAAGACCACAAAGACATTACGAACCATGTGAAGATTATCCTTGGCAAGTCAGA TAAAGTTCTTGAAGCTGAAGCTCTGGCTAAAATGGAGTTGTCTAACCCTGCTAACTTTGGGCCCAAGAAATATTTCCTGCGGGAGTGTATCAGTGAAGTGGAGGGTCAAGTTCCTCATCCTGGTTTTGTCCCGCTTCCCAAAGAGATGACTGGCAAATACAGGGCTAAACTGGCTGCAGCCTCTGAGTAA